One window of Pseudacidobacterium ailaaui genomic DNA carries:
- a CDS encoding aldo/keto reductase: MERREFLKSAAFTALASTLVHEARGAAAGMPYRTLGRTGEKVSLVGLGGHHIGRKYVSEQEGIRIIRTGLDSGVNFLDNCWDYNDGESERRMGLALKDGYRQKAFLMTKLDGRTAKSAQEQLEQSLQRLQTDHIDLIQIHEVIRMDDPERVFAPGGSLEYLEKARKEGKVRYIGFTGHKSPEIHLHMIETAEKHHYTFDTVQMPLNPLDAHFDSFAAKVVPVARKHNMGILAMKPMGDGLVLKTNTVTPVECLRYAMHLPVSVVITGCDSMHILQQALDTAKDFHVMDEAELNSILKKTETVALNGQFELYKTSHNFDGTFHNPQWLG, encoded by the coding sequence ATGGAACGGCGCGAATTTCTGAAGTCTGCGGCTTTCACGGCACTGGCCTCCACCCTTGTCCATGAAGCCCGTGGCGCTGCCGCGGGGATGCCGTATCGCACGCTCGGGCGCACGGGAGAAAAAGTATCGCTGGTCGGCCTTGGTGGTCATCACATTGGTCGCAAATACGTCTCTGAACAGGAAGGGATTCGCATCATCCGCACCGGGCTTGATTCCGGCGTAAATTTCCTGGACAACTGCTGGGACTACAACGATGGAGAGAGCGAGCGCCGGATGGGGCTTGCGCTCAAGGACGGCTATCGGCAGAAGGCCTTCCTGATGACCAAGCTCGATGGGCGCACAGCGAAATCTGCACAGGAGCAACTGGAGCAGTCGCTGCAACGGCTGCAAACCGACCATATTGACCTGATTCAGATTCACGAAGTCATTCGCATGGACGATCCGGAGCGCGTCTTTGCACCCGGCGGATCACTTGAGTATCTGGAGAAGGCGCGGAAAGAAGGCAAGGTGCGCTATATCGGGTTTACCGGACATAAAAGCCCGGAGATCCACCTGCACATGATCGAGACCGCCGAGAAGCACCACTACACATTTGATACGGTGCAGATGCCGCTCAATCCGCTGGATGCGCACTTCGACAGCTTTGCCGCAAAGGTGGTCCCTGTGGCGCGGAAGCACAACATGGGCATTCTTGCCATGAAACCGATGGGTGACGGACTTGTGTTGAAGACCAACACCGTGACTCCGGTAGAGTGTCTTCGCTACGCCATGCACCTGCCGGTAAGTGTGGTGATCACCGGATGTGACTCAATGCACATTCTGCAGCAGGCGCTCGATACGGCGAAGGACTTTCACGTAATGGATGAGGCCGAGTTGAACAGCATCCTGAAGAAGACAGAGACCGTTGCGCTGAATGGGCAGTTCGAGCTCTACAAGACATCGCATAACTTTGACGGGACCTTTCATAATCCGCAATGGCTGGGCTGA
- a CDS encoding tetratricopeptide repeat protein — translation MPFFPLRTALSPEERQLRQRLIFRDALALSSLFAIVVVLFFITLALFHSFSVHREELKQRWLARGEKALQAGQPQAAIQALRSALAYDTDDKRIQIELAQALAASGRTQEAVAYFNTLLESLPGNGPIHLELARLAAKEGQQAQALEHYQAALDGTWQGDGYVRRREVRLELAKYLISQKHLEQARTQLLIAAGNAPDDASIEMTIAGMLESAQDPVNALELYQKALQHKPPQLAALLGAGRSAYALGRFLLAKQYLERALNHPGFEKYPSDQQTVYRNMLADSDHILMLDPGEDLTVRARAERVLANRKTAQERLASCLSTKSTVPQPLEDLANQWQQLPKTIRLMQLERDPQLEQTLMQLVYQTETITAQQCGAPTGNDALLLKMAQNPEAVEQP, via the coding sequence ATGCCCTTCTTTCCGTTACGAACGGCGCTTTCTCCTGAAGAACGGCAGCTGCGCCAGAGGCTCATATTCCGGGACGCGCTGGCGCTCTCCAGCCTTTTTGCCATTGTTGTGGTCCTGTTCTTCATCACGCTGGCACTGTTTCATTCGTTTTCTGTGCATCGTGAGGAGCTGAAGCAACGCTGGCTGGCCCGCGGTGAGAAGGCACTGCAGGCAGGCCAGCCGCAGGCGGCGATTCAGGCGCTGCGTTCAGCGCTGGCCTATGATACGGATGACAAGCGGATACAAATCGAGCTGGCCCAGGCGCTGGCCGCTTCCGGACGCACGCAGGAAGCGGTGGCCTACTTTAATACCTTGCTTGAGTCTCTGCCGGGCAATGGACCGATCCATCTGGAATTGGCCAGACTTGCAGCAAAAGAGGGACAGCAGGCGCAGGCTTTGGAGCACTATCAGGCAGCGCTCGACGGCACCTGGCAGGGCGATGGCTATGTGCGCCGGCGCGAAGTCCGCCTCGAACTTGCAAAGTATCTTATCAGCCAAAAGCATCTTGAGCAGGCGCGCACGCAGTTGTTGATTGCAGCCGGAAATGCTCCGGATGATGCCAGCATCGAGATGACGATTGCGGGAATGCTGGAGTCAGCGCAGGACCCGGTGAATGCTCTGGAGCTCTACCAGAAGGCGCTGCAGCACAAACCTCCCCAGTTGGCCGCCCTGCTGGGAGCGGGGCGATCGGCCTATGCTCTGGGACGCTTCCTGCTGGCCAAACAGTATCTTGAGCGGGCCTTGAACCACCCCGGTTTTGAGAAATACCCCTCCGACCAGCAAACTGTGTATCGCAATATGCTTGCTGACTCCGATCATATTTTGATGCTCGATCCGGGCGAGGACCTGACCGTCCGGGCACGGGCTGAGCGCGTACTCGCCAACCGAAAAACGGCACAGGAAAGGCTTGCCTCCTGTCTCAGCACGAAGTCCACCGTGCCGCAGCCCTTAGAGGACCTGGCCAACCAGTGGCAACAGTTGCCGAAGACCATCCGCCTGATGCAACTGGAACGCGACCCACAACTCGAACAGACGCTGATGCAGCTTGTTTACCAAACAGAAACCATCACTGCACAGCAGTGTGGCGCGCCCACTGGAAATGATGCCCTCTTGCTGAAAATGGCACAGAACCCCGAAGCTGTGGAGCAGCCATGA
- a CDS encoding chloride channel protein produces MKPPELTQTEIQKIAPTRDERLFLVLSIFIGILSGLLVVSFRIAIEWIKILTLGSAPHPGQYRLLAAPMLAGLAVAVLVQRFFPAARGSGVNQTKAALYIYNGYISFRTVVGKFVTSALAIGCGHSLGPEDPSLQIGAGVASMVARRLNLSRQRLRLFAPIGAAAGLAAAFNAPISAILFVIEEVIGRWSAAVLGSIVLSAISSVVVARWFWGPEPIFRIPPVTLRDPRELIAYAVLGVVGGFSALVFSKALAYLRPRLRQLPRWTQYWQPAVAGLLVGLVGFVGFPQVMGPGYEVIDQAMHSQFTWQLLFALGLLKILATTLSFSSGTPGGMFAPTLFIGAMLGASVGAFEKHFFPHLTGTIGSYALVGMGVLFAGFLRAPLTSVFMVLEVSGNYSIIVPVVLSNTIAYLLSRGLQPVPIFEVLTKQDGLDLPSMEEQREEAALSLEDALQPVDVPVFQGTDPIEKVSAALSADHVPACIIQLCDGSCYVTTRDELISASATLTPEAPTQSILPPERVPVLFPDMPLDSALAHFERWPLLPVMNRASRGRLEGVVTLQGVLSRYQKH; encoded by the coding sequence ATGAAGCCCCCAGAATTGACCCAGACTGAGATTCAGAAGATCGCTCCTACGCGCGATGAGCGCCTGTTTCTTGTTCTTTCTATCTTCATCGGAATCCTCTCCGGGTTGCTGGTGGTCTCCTTCCGAATTGCCATTGAGTGGATCAAGATCCTTACTCTCGGCTCGGCCCCGCATCCGGGACAGTATCGCCTGCTGGCTGCTCCGATGCTGGCTGGCCTGGCCGTTGCAGTACTGGTGCAGCGATTCTTTCCCGCAGCCCGCGGCAGCGGAGTCAACCAGACCAAGGCTGCGCTTTATATCTACAACGGATACATTTCTTTCCGGACCGTAGTGGGGAAATTTGTCACATCCGCCCTTGCCATTGGCTGCGGGCATTCGCTGGGTCCCGAGGATCCCTCCCTGCAGATTGGTGCAGGCGTGGCTTCGATGGTAGCGCGCAGACTGAACCTTTCCAGACAGCGGCTTCGCCTCTTTGCACCGATTGGCGCCGCCGCCGGACTCGCCGCCGCCTTTAACGCCCCCATCTCAGCCATTCTCTTCGTCATCGAAGAAGTCATTGGCCGCTGGAGTGCCGCTGTTCTCGGCTCTATTGTGCTTTCAGCCATTTCTAGCGTTGTGGTCGCGCGATGGTTCTGGGGGCCGGAGCCGATCTTCCGCATTCCTCCGGTCACGCTGCGGGACCCCCGCGAGCTGATTGCTTACGCCGTGCTGGGCGTAGTCGGCGGCTTCTCTGCGCTGGTCTTCTCGAAGGCCCTTGCATATCTGCGTCCGCGTCTGCGGCAGTTGCCGCGCTGGACGCAGTATTGGCAGCCCGCCGTCGCCGGGTTGCTGGTAGGGCTTGTCGGATTTGTTGGATTTCCGCAAGTCATGGGTCCCGGATACGAAGTCATCGACCAGGCCATGCACTCGCAGTTTACCTGGCAATTGCTGTTTGCCCTCGGACTGCTCAAGATCCTGGCAACCACGCTCTCGTTCTCTAGCGGCACTCCGGGGGGCATGTTTGCTCCCACGCTCTTTATCGGCGCTATGCTCGGCGCCTCAGTGGGAGCATTTGAGAAGCACTTCTTTCCGCACCTGACCGGGACCATTGGGTCCTACGCACTGGTCGGAATGGGTGTGCTCTTTGCAGGATTTCTACGCGCGCCGCTGACCTCTGTCTTCATGGTGCTGGAGGTCAGTGGAAACTATTCCATCATTGTTCCCGTTGTGCTCTCCAACACCATCGCCTATCTGCTTTCCCGCGGATTGCAGCCCGTTCCCATCTTTGAAGTCCTCACGAAGCAGGACGGCCTGGACCTGCCTTCCATGGAGGAGCAACGCGAGGAGGCAGCGCTGAGTCTGGAAGACGCTTTGCAACCCGTGGATGTTCCCGTGTTTCAGGGTACTGATCCCATCGAGAAAGTCTCAGCCGCACTTTCTGCGGACCACGTACCGGCCTGCATCATTCAGTTGTGTGACGGCTCCTGCTATGTGACGACGCGGGACGAACTCATCTCAGCCAGTGCAACGCTCACTCCCGAGGCTCCCACGCAGAGCATCCTTCCTCCCGAGCGGGTCCCTGTCCTCTTTCCGGACATGCCACTGGACAGCGCACTGGCGCATTTCGAACGTTGGCCCCTGCTTCCGGTCATGAATCGGGCCAGCAGAGGAAGACTGGAAGGCGTGGTGACGCTGCAAGGTGTGTTGTCGCGCTACCAGAAGCATTGA
- the ychF gene encoding redox-regulated ATPase YchF → MPLNCGIVGLPNVGKSTIFNALTSAKAQAANYPFCTIDPNVGVVTVPDPRLDKIAAIFQPKRVVPTTMEFVDIAGLVAGASKGEGLGNQFLGHIRSTDAIAHVVRCFDDPNVIHVAGKVSPLDDVDVINTELLLADLETVEKRYAKVEKVAKNSTDGKVKAEASALAQLRDALQEGRPARVVALTEEERSASRDLQLITAKPVLYVANVDESGLRSGNEWVAAVEKRAAEEGSQVVRICGAMEAEIAQLDPPERAEFLQEMGLEEPGLDRLIRSAYKLLDLITYFTAGPQEARAWTIRRGTKAPQAAGVIHSDFERGFIRAEAYHCDDLFALGSEQAVKEKGLYRSEGKEYIVRDGDILFFKFNV, encoded by the coding sequence TTGCCACTAAATTGCGGGATCGTTGGCCTGCCCAACGTAGGAAAAAGCACAATATTCAATGCGCTCACCTCGGCCAAAGCCCAGGCAGCCAACTATCCTTTCTGCACGATTGACCCGAACGTCGGTGTCGTCACCGTGCCCGACCCCCGTCTGGACAAGATTGCGGCCATCTTTCAGCCCAAGCGTGTCGTGCCCACCACCATGGAGTTCGTAGACATTGCCGGGCTGGTTGCGGGGGCCAGCAAGGGTGAAGGTCTGGGCAACCAGTTCCTCGGGCACATCCGCTCGACCGACGCCATTGCCCATGTCGTGCGCTGCTTTGATGATCCTAATGTCATTCATGTCGCTGGGAAGGTCAGCCCGTTGGATGATGTGGACGTCATCAATACAGAACTCCTGCTAGCGGACCTGGAAACGGTGGAAAAGCGCTATGCCAAGGTGGAGAAGGTCGCAAAGAATTCCACGGACGGGAAGGTGAAGGCCGAGGCCTCAGCGCTTGCCCAGCTTCGCGATGCTCTTCAGGAGGGAAGGCCTGCCCGGGTGGTGGCGTTGACCGAGGAGGAAAGGAGCGCGTCGCGCGATTTGCAGCTCATCACGGCCAAGCCGGTCCTCTATGTTGCCAACGTGGATGAATCCGGGCTCCGCTCCGGCAATGAATGGGTAGCAGCCGTGGAAAAGCGCGCGGCAGAAGAGGGCAGTCAGGTCGTCCGCATCTGTGGTGCCATGGAGGCCGAAATTGCGCAGCTTGATCCCCCCGAGCGCGCCGAATTTCTGCAGGAAATGGGGCTGGAAGAGCCAGGACTGGACCGCCTCATCCGGTCAGCTTACAAACTACTGGACCTGATTACCTACTTCACCGCCGGTCCGCAGGAGGCCCGGGCCTGGACCATCCGCCGCGGAACCAAGGCCCCGCAGGCCGCCGGCGTTATCCACTCGGATTTTGAACGCGGGTTTATTCGCGCCGAGGCGTATCATTGCGACGATCTCTTCGCGCTGGGCAGCGAGCAGGCAGTCAAGGAAAAAGGCCTCTACCGCTCCGAGGGGAAGGAATATATCGTCCGCGACGGAGATATCTTGTTCTTTAAATTCAATGTATAA
- a CDS encoding winged helix-turn-helix domain-containing protein codes for MSTNLVTALTVMLEKAAREAGLTVLSAEAGKDFNGHPTAIFKLALSADAPAERTLQLELSDAFDFEKPHLLPEMTSHLREEAKRLRNPRPNTYVTLAGLPVRFSDFGWPFHRSTSGADTYIVHGIVHLEDGTNSPLHAKVSASMTVTFAEIVPAPEQPYAETFIYNAIRKTFDQGQLELLRSGNRQPVPVTTRYYSRWQKKFFFTDTDDQSRMEFLKLKTYWLSGVLGNCQPVWIADPRDAQYLNTTPEELQRMATDLEKQGWISLREDYATALPALIALTEEYHAKLQAALDITKPTFNEEMRHGHTNM; via the coding sequence ATGAGTACGAACCTGGTAACAGCTTTGACGGTCATGCTGGAAAAGGCCGCGCGCGAGGCCGGTCTGACCGTCCTCTCTGCCGAAGCCGGCAAGGACTTCAACGGGCACCCCACCGCGATCTTCAAGTTGGCGCTTTCTGCCGATGCACCTGCGGAGCGTACCCTGCAGCTTGAGCTGAGCGATGCCTTTGATTTTGAAAAACCACATCTTCTGCCGGAAATGACTTCGCACCTGCGCGAAGAGGCCAAACGCCTGCGCAATCCACGGCCAAACACATACGTTACACTGGCCGGACTCCCGGTCCGGTTCAGCGATTTTGGCTGGCCTTTCCATCGCTCGACTTCCGGTGCGGACACGTATATCGTCCATGGCATCGTCCATCTGGAAGACGGCACAAATTCTCCGCTGCATGCGAAGGTCTCCGCCAGCATGACGGTCACCTTTGCCGAAATCGTTCCGGCCCCCGAGCAGCCTTATGCGGAGACGTTCATTTACAACGCCATTCGCAAGACTTTTGACCAGGGACAACTTGAATTGCTCAGAAGCGGAAACCGGCAGCCGGTCCCTGTGACCACCCGATACTACAGCCGCTGGCAGAAGAAGTTTTTCTTTACAGACACGGACGACCAGTCGCGCATGGAGTTTCTGAAGCTCAAAACATATTGGCTTTCCGGTGTGCTGGGTAACTGCCAGCCGGTCTGGATTGCAGATCCGCGCGATGCGCAGTATCTGAACACCACTCCGGAAGAGCTGCAGCGCATGGCCACGGACCTGGAGAAGCAGGGTTGGATTTCTCTCCGCGAGGATTATGCCACGGCCTTGCCCGCGCTGATTGCGCTGACCGAGGAATATCATGCCAAGCTGCAGGCTGCGCTCGATATTACCAAGCCGACCTTCAACGAAGAAATGCGCCACGGTCACACAAATATGTGA
- the dnaG gene encoding DNA primase, protein MSDFAQSVKQQADIVRIIGEYVRLRKAGAQNYSGLCPFHKEKTPSFSVHSTRQFFHCFGCGVSGDVFTFIQKIENVSFPEAVRFVAQKCGIPLPKREFSSEEEAQEGRLRARLLELHEIACTWFEEQLRSPEGALAREYLSGRGLRPEDMKTFRIGYAPDNFHALRERMQALANTEILRLSGLFSFREQEDGSPGPLYSRFRKRVTFPIANESGRIIAFTARALEAGEKAGPKYLNSPETPLYSKSNVLFNLDKARQAIRELNFAVLVEGQMDCISAYLAGVRNVIATSGTAFTEAQVRLLGRYTKQVIVNFDPDKAGANAAEKSIALLTEEGFQVRVVTLEGGLDPDRYIREQGPKAYIAALRGAKRYQDYLVERARQLYPPNTASAKIEALNFLLPHIRRIPNRIARDEFAADAAQKLGIDSALVREELKQAAAKRRDTLASARPAVSEAEKMMLRALASPPASAEFQAAAAAFDANGTYFAGLTVSHILGLLRHRNAQEPMDVLADPRDRSLLAQALMDELSPLDTEHVAAALETLRRRYLERRQRELRTAIAEAERRGDSASVLRLTAEKMQVDRDLRA, encoded by the coding sequence GTGTCAGACTTTGCACAATCAGTAAAACAGCAGGCCGACATCGTCAGGATCATCGGCGAATACGTGCGTCTGCGCAAGGCCGGCGCACAGAACTACAGCGGCCTCTGTCCTTTTCACAAAGAAAAAACGCCGTCCTTTTCCGTCCATTCCACGCGGCAATTCTTTCATTGTTTCGGATGCGGCGTCTCCGGAGACGTCTTCACCTTCATCCAGAAGATAGAAAACGTCAGCTTTCCTGAGGCCGTGCGGTTTGTCGCGCAGAAATGCGGCATCCCTTTGCCAAAACGCGAGTTCTCCTCAGAGGAAGAGGCGCAGGAAGGCCGCCTGCGGGCCAGGCTTCTGGAACTTCATGAGATTGCCTGCACGTGGTTTGAAGAGCAGCTGCGCTCGCCGGAAGGGGCCCTCGCCCGGGAATATCTTAGCGGACGCGGCCTTAGGCCCGAAGATATGAAGACCTTCCGCATTGGCTATGCACCGGACAATTTTCATGCCCTGCGCGAGCGGATGCAGGCCCTGGCAAACACAGAAATACTGCGTCTCTCCGGGTTGTTTTCCTTCAGGGAGCAGGAGGACGGATCGCCGGGGCCGCTCTATTCTCGCTTTCGCAAGCGCGTCACGTTTCCCATTGCCAACGAATCTGGGCGCATCATTGCTTTTACGGCGCGTGCGCTTGAAGCAGGCGAAAAGGCCGGCCCCAAATATCTCAACTCGCCGGAAACCCCGCTCTACTCCAAGAGCAATGTGCTCTTTAATCTTGACAAGGCGCGGCAGGCCATCCGCGAGTTGAATTTTGCCGTCCTGGTCGAAGGCCAGATGGACTGCATCTCGGCCTACCTGGCGGGCGTGCGGAATGTGATTGCCACCAGCGGCACTGCGTTTACTGAAGCGCAAGTGCGTCTGCTGGGCCGCTATACAAAGCAGGTGATCGTGAACTTTGATCCCGATAAGGCCGGTGCCAACGCTGCAGAAAAGTCCATCGCCCTTCTGACCGAAGAAGGCTTTCAAGTGCGCGTAGTCACGCTTGAAGGTGGGCTCGATCCTGACCGCTACATCCGGGAACAGGGACCGAAGGCCTACATTGCTGCCTTGCGTGGAGCAAAGCGGTATCAGGACTATCTTGTGGAACGGGCGCGGCAGCTTTATCCCCCGAACACAGCCAGCGCAAAAATCGAGGCGCTTAATTTTCTGCTTCCTCATATCCGGCGCATACCCAACCGTATTGCCCGGGATGAATTTGCCGCCGACGCCGCGCAGAAGCTGGGCATTGATTCCGCACTGGTCCGCGAGGAATTGAAACAGGCCGCGGCCAAACGACGCGATACTCTCGCCAGTGCCAGGCCCGCTGTCAGTGAGGCGGAAAAGATGATGCTGCGGGCGCTGGCTTCTCCCCCAGCCAGTGCTGAATTTCAGGCTGCCGCGGCAGCTTTCGACGCAAATGGGACCTACTTTGCAGGACTTACCGTTTCCCACATTCTTGGTCTTTTGCGGCACCGTAATGCACAGGAGCCAATGGATGTCCTTGCCGATCCGCGCGACCGCAGCCTGCTGGCCCAGGCGCTCATGGACGAGTTGTCTCCGCTGGATACAGAACACGTTGCCGCGGCACTTGAAACCCTGCGGCGTCGCTATCTGGAGCGCCGCCAGCGAGAGCTTCGCACTGCCATTGCTGAGGCCGAACGGAGGGGAGACAGCGCCTCGGTTTTACGCTTGACCGCAGAAAAAATGCAGGTGGACCGCGACCTGCGTGCATGA
- the gluQRS gene encoding tRNA glutamyl-Q(34) synthetase GluQRS, which produces MSQIAPVMRGYRGRLAPSPTGFLHLGHARTFWTAYQRALAANGTLVLRDEDLDSQRSKPEYACAMVEDLRWLGIRWQEGPDIGGLYAPYQQSRRRDLYVEAWRHLVEAQLVYPCSCSRKDLARSAQAPHEEDDEPVYPGTCRPAEKITLPASPIGLNWRFRVPDGEEIVFHDGHFGRRSYMAGRDFGDFLIWRRDDLPSYQLAVVVDDAAMRITEVVRGADLLRSTARQILLYRALGLDPPAWYHCPLMRDETGRRLAKRHDALSLRRLREKGVWPEEVISMFES; this is translated from the coding sequence ATGAGCCAAATAGCTCCTGTGATGAGAGGCTATCGCGGCCGGCTGGCGCCTTCGCCGACTGGATTCCTGCACCTTGGCCATGCGCGTACATTCTGGACTGCCTATCAGCGCGCCCTTGCTGCAAACGGGACCCTTGTGTTGCGCGACGAAGACCTGGATTCCCAGCGCTCGAAGCCAGAATATGCCTGTGCCATGGTTGAAGACCTGCGTTGGCTAGGCATCCGCTGGCAGGAGGGCCCTGACATCGGCGGTCTCTATGCTCCATACCAGCAAAGTCGCCGTCGCGACCTGTATGTGGAGGCATGGCGGCATCTGGTCGAGGCGCAGTTGGTGTATCCCTGTTCTTGCTCGCGCAAGGACCTGGCCCGCAGTGCGCAGGCCCCGCATGAGGAAGACGATGAACCTGTCTATCCGGGGACCTGCCGCCCCGCAGAGAAAATCACCCTGCCTGCATCGCCCATAGGGCTGAACTGGCGCTTTCGTGTTCCGGATGGTGAGGAGATCGTTTTTCACGATGGTCATTTTGGACGGCGGAGCTATATGGCCGGACGTGATTTCGGTGATTTCCTTATTTGGCGGCGCGATGATCTTCCTTCCTACCAGCTTGCCGTTGTGGTCGATGATGCGGCCATGCGCATCACCGAAGTCGTGCGCGGTGCCGACCTGCTACGCTCTACGGCGCGGCAGATTCTGCTCTATCGTGCCCTGGGACTGGACCCTCCAGCCTGGTATCACTGTCCGTTGATGCGGGATGAAACCGGCCGCCGCCTGGCCAAGCGCCATGACGCGCTTTCCTTGAGGCGCCTGCGTGAGAAAGGCGTATGGCCAGAGGAAGTAATCAGCATGTTTGAATCATGA
- a CDS encoding PLP-dependent aminotransferase family protein, whose protein sequence is MKTLETIDIHRSHGSSLQSSLAMQLKMMIQRGELRAGERMPSSRELAATLRVSRNTVIAAYDVLIGEGYLESELRSGVYVGRAAQAFQLQRSVRGAPRKTPGLEGAGPHLQFRAPLPFRPSQPDVRLFPLQIWNRHRGRVLKQNPNLLHYQSIFSSGFDKLRQNIAAYLRDSRGVRCDWREIVITSGSQQALFLLGHLLLQPGSRVYMEDPGYLGARLAFRQAGAEVLPAPVDQEGIVLPGPELKSLSFIYVTPSRQFPLGICMSLERRLLLLQTAVRLRTWIIEDDYDSEFRYSNPPLPSLQNLDKHRRVIYVGTFSKILFPSLRIGYVVLPPGLVDRFASLKHIAEDHGPLMDQATLAEFMESGAFDTHLRRCRRHYAERHESFLDAVSRYGLPLEFPIQDGGMNIAGLFPPTTDDAHASEQLRLHGFDVPPLSRYAITRSRSGLLFGFTSFEPKVIQRSLGKIAEVLEKSVARGGG, encoded by the coding sequence ATGAAGACCCTGGAAACAATTGACATTCATCGCAGTCATGGGTCTTCCTTACAGTCCAGCCTGGCCATGCAGTTGAAGATGATGATCCAGCGTGGCGAGCTTCGGGCTGGTGAGCGGATGCCCTCAAGCCGAGAGCTGGCGGCGACGCTGCGTGTTTCGCGCAATACAGTGATTGCGGCCTACGACGTTCTCATCGGTGAGGGATACCTGGAAAGCGAGCTGCGCAGCGGCGTTTATGTAGGAAGGGCAGCCCAGGCTTTTCAGTTGCAGCGTTCTGTCCGCGGGGCCCCGCGCAAAACGCCGGGCCTTGAGGGTGCAGGGCCTCATCTCCAGTTTCGTGCTCCGTTGCCCTTTCGCCCCTCCCAGCCCGATGTCCGTCTCTTTCCTCTTCAAATCTGGAACCGTCATCGCGGCCGCGTGCTCAAGCAAAACCCGAATCTTCTGCATTACCAGTCCATCTTTTCTTCGGGATTCGATAAGCTCCGTCAGAACATTGCAGCGTATCTCCGTGACAGCAGAGGGGTCCGCTGCGACTGGCGCGAAATTGTGATTACCTCCGGATCGCAGCAGGCGTTATTTCTCCTTGGACATTTGCTGCTCCAGCCTGGAAGCCGCGTCTACATGGAAGATCCCGGATATCTGGGCGCGCGTCTGGCCTTTCGGCAGGCCGGGGCAGAGGTCCTTCCTGCTCCGGTCGATCAGGAGGGCATTGTTCTGCCCGGACCCGAGCTGAAATCTCTGTCCTTCATTTATGTAACGCCTTCACGGCAGTTTCCTCTTGGCATCTGCATGTCTCTGGAACGGAGGCTGCTGTTGTTGCAAACGGCGGTCCGCCTGCGGACCTGGATCATCGAAGACGACTATGATTCAGAATTCCGCTACAGCAATCCTCCTTTGCCCAGCCTCCAGAATCTCGATAAACACCGGCGTGTCATTTACGTCGGCACATTTAGCAAAATCTTGTTTCCTTCGCTCCGGATTGGTTACGTGGTTCTCCCGCCGGGGCTGGTCGATCGATTTGCCAGCCTGAAGCATATTGCTGAAGACCATGGCCCATTGATGGACCAGGCCACCCTGGCCGAGTTTATGGAAAGCGGGGCTTTCGATACGCACCTGCGCCGTTGCCGCCGCCATTACGCCGAACGGCATGAAAGCTTTCTCGATGCCGTCTCCCGATATGGGCTTCCGCTGGAATTTCCCATTCAGGACGGTGGGATGAACATCGCTGGACTCTTTCCCCCAACGACGGACGATGCACATGCATCGGAGCAGCTCCGACTTCACGGCTTTGATGTCCCGCCGTTGTCCCGATACGCAATCACGCGGTCGCGGTCCGGGTTATTGTTCGGATTTACCTCCTTTGAACCAAAGGTGATTCAGCGAAGCCTGGGGAAAATTGCTGAGGTTTTAGAAAAAAGCGTTGCCAGAGGAGGCGGATAA